One Candidatus Culexarchaeum yellowstonense genomic region harbors:
- the pth2 gene encoding peptidyl-tRNA hydrolase Pth2 → MLNDIKQVIVVRTDLNMSTGKIAAEVAHAAVNASELARKNAYEWWKMWIESGQKKIVLKIEGEDRLMELYKKACALNLPAALIYDAGYTEIPPNTLTCLGIGPAPSNLIDKITGQLPLLK, encoded by the coding sequence ATGTTAAATGATATAAAACAAGTTATCGTTGTTAGAACTGATTTAAACATGAGCACTGGGAAAATAGCAGCGGAAGTAGCGCATGCTGCAGTTAATGCATCTGAACTTGCGAGGAAAAATGCTTATGAATGGTGGAAAATGTGGATTGAAAGTGGCCAAAAGAAGATCGTACTAAAAATCGAGGGGGAAGATAGGTTAATGGAGCTTTATAAAAAAGCATGCGCTTTAAATTTACCAGCAGCTCTAATTTATGACGCGGGATACACGGAGATCCCCCCAAATACTCTTACATGTCTAGGCATTGGACCAGCCCCCTCGAATTTAATCGACAAGATAACAGGGCAATTACCATTACTAAAATGA
- a CDS encoding MBL fold metallo-hydrolase, whose amino-acid sequence MKVNILGAAGEIGRSAIQLTTSNSNILMDYGISFSKNEPKFPIPLSSKGLDAILLTHAHLDHSGGIPIFYVSTKPRLITTKITVEISELLIKDLIKLSSYYLPYESLELTNMVKSTKPVNINDQFRLKDLSIQLLNAGHIPGSSMFLIEGDGKKILYTGDFNVINTRMLQGAQIDLPRLDAIIIEGTYATIDHEDRTKVERDFVSSVNEIVSNGGTVVIPAFSVGRAQEILCVLHQYNVKGKIYIDGMAKDASSIFLNNPDFFRDYSLLLEAHKRAIWVNSWSERRKACKEPGIIIAPAGMLKGGNVRFYVKKTAKDQKNAIFLVSYQVEDTPGAMLMKNGVYNFGGKTEKVNARVKWFDFSSHCGNKELLNTIKMADAKKVILVHGEKNKLEKFKRILQDEKITEDIIIPEVGDEISI is encoded by the coding sequence ATGAAAGTAAATATACTTGGTGCAGCTGGAGAAATTGGAAGATCTGCAATACAATTAACCACATCAAATTCCAATATATTAATGGATTATGGTATTTCTTTCTCTAAAAATGAACCAAAATTTCCCATACCTCTTTCCAGTAAGGGGTTGGATGCAATATTACTTACTCACGCTCATTTAGATCATTCTGGCGGCATACCCATCTTCTATGTTTCAACAAAACCAAGATTAATAACGACAAAAATTACTGTCGAAATAAGTGAACTGTTAATAAAGGATCTTATAAAGTTATCATCATATTATCTACCATATGAGTCTTTAGAACTAACCAATATGGTTAAATCAACAAAACCTGTAAATATAAATGACCAGTTTAGATTAAAAGATCTTTCTATTCAACTATTAAATGCAGGACATATACCTGGAAGTTCAATGTTTTTAATAGAAGGTGATGGTAAAAAGATACTATACACTGGTGACTTCAATGTTATAAATACAAGAATGTTACAGGGTGCACAAATAGACCTTCCTCGTTTAGATGCAATAATTATTGAAGGGACATATGCGACAATTGATCATGAGGATAGGACAAAAGTTGAGCGTGATTTTGTCTCTTCTGTTAATGAAATAGTGAGCAATGGTGGTACCGTAGTCATACCCGCTTTCTCGGTTGGACGCGCCCAAGAAATACTCTGTGTACTACATCAATACAACGTAAAGGGAAAAATTTACATTGATGGAATGGCAAAGGATGCCAGTAGCATTTTCTTGAACAATCCTGACTTCTTTAGAGATTACTCCCTATTGTTAGAGGCTCATAAACGGGCGATATGGGTAAACAGCTGGTCAGAGCGAAGGAAAGCTTGTAAAGAGCCTGGGATCATAATAGCCCCTGCAGGTATGCTTAAGGGAGGAAATGTACGATTTTATGTGAAAAAGACAGCAAAAGACCAGAAAAATGCAATTTTCCTAGTTTCATATCAAGTTGAAGATACTCCTGGGGCTATGCTAATGAAGAATGGTGTATATAATTTTGGTGGAAAAACTGAAAAAGTAAATGCAAGAGTAAAATGGTTTGATTTTTCATCACATTGCGGCAACAAAGAATTACTAAACACTATAAAAATGGCAGATGCCAAAAAGGTCATATTAGTTCATGGTGAGAAAAATAAGCTTGAGAAATTTAAACGGATACTTCAAGATGAAAAAATAACTGAAGACATAATTATACCAGAAGTTGGAGACGAAATATCAATATAA
- a CDS encoding elongation factor 1-beta, which produces MGKVYVLLKVYPSSVDIDLDSLANEIKSSLPHGITFGSYSKEPVAFGLYVLKIAVVMPEDTQGGTTILEDAISKIPNVSQVEVEYVSRI; this is translated from the coding sequence ATGGGGAAGGTATATGTTCTATTGAAAGTGTATCCATCATCAGTGGATATAGACTTGGATTCTCTTGCAAATGAAATAAAATCCTCATTACCTCATGGAATAACTTTTGGCAGTTATTCCAAGGAACCTGTTGCTTTTGGACTTTATGTATTGAAAATAGCTGTTGTAATGCCTGAGGATACCCAAGGTGGAACAACCATACTTGAGGATGCTATAAGTAAGATACCAAATGTCAGTCAAGTAGAAGTCGAATATGTAAGTAGAATTTAA
- the aspS gene encoding aspartate--tRNA(Asn) ligase encodes MKLDELGDWRRTHFSNQITADKDGESVTIFGWVDDIRDLGGLIFIILKDREGKIQITVNKRDFHKDRINEIRKLTRESVIGVKGIIRRSEIAKSGVEVIPTDIKILNIAKTPLPIDTSGKVPTNLEKRLDMRVLDLRMRERICIFKIKNTLINAIREYLQNHGFMEVFTPKILATATEGGAALFSVNYFDRIAFLAQSPQLYKEALTSSFERVYEIAQFYRAEEFDTSHHLNEFISVDIEMAFAEREDVMNILEQLIIFALKKVVINNENELKFLNPEFKMPTTPFKVLTYKEVIEILRSKGLNIQVGEDIPVSGNKLIGNEINGPYFIIDWPLSLKPFYIKPKREDPELSESFDLNWSWLEIASGGTRIHVKEQLLERLNKLGLNPEKFEPFLTYYDYGMPPHAGWGMGLQRLLMMIVNVNDIREVTLFPRDKRRLIP; translated from the coding sequence ATGAAACTCGACGAATTAGGTGATTGGAGGAGAACACATTTTTCTAATCAAATTACGGCAGATAAAGATGGTGAATCTGTCACAATATTCGGATGGGTTGATGATATTCGGGATTTAGGTGGACTAATTTTCATTATTTTAAAGGATAGAGAAGGGAAGATTCAGATAACAGTAAATAAACGAGATTTTCATAAAGATAGAATAAATGAAATACGAAAGTTAACAAGAGAATCTGTTATTGGTGTAAAGGGGATTATTAGGAGAAGTGAAATTGCAAAAAGTGGGGTTGAGGTGATACCTACAGACATAAAAATATTGAACATAGCGAAAACTCCACTTCCAATAGATACGTCCGGGAAAGTTCCCACAAACCTTGAAAAGAGACTTGATATGCGGGTGTTAGATCTACGAATGAGGGAGAGAATATGCATCTTCAAAATTAAAAATACCTTAATAAATGCTATACGAGAATACTTGCAGAATCACGGTTTTATGGAGGTTTTCACACCAAAGATATTAGCCACCGCAACTGAGGGTGGCGCAGCACTTTTTTCTGTCAATTATTTTGATAGAATTGCTTTCCTCGCACAAAGCCCACAACTGTATAAAGAGGCACTTACATCTAGCTTTGAAAGAGTTTATGAAATTGCACAATTCTATAGAGCTGAAGAATTTGATACCTCCCATCACTTAAACGAATTTATATCTGTAGATATAGAAATGGCATTCGCCGAAAGAGAAGATGTCATGAATATTTTAGAACAATTAATAATCTTTGCACTTAAAAAAGTCGTTATAAACAATGAAAATGAGTTAAAATTTTTAAATCCTGAATTTAAAATGCCAACAACTCCATTTAAGGTACTCACATACAAGGAAGTTATAGAGATACTGAGAAGTAAAGGGCTTAATATACAGGTAGGTGAAGATATTCCAGTATCTGGAAATAAGCTTATTGGAAATGAGATTAACGGACCCTACTTCATAATTGACTGGCCTCTATCTCTTAAACCATTTTATATAAAGCCAAAAAGAGAAGATCCAGAACTAAGCGAATCCTTCGATCTTAATTGGTCTTGGTTGGAAATAGCGAGTGGTGGTACAAGAATACATGTTAAGGAACAACTTCTAGAGCGGCTCAATAAACTCGGATTGAACCCTGAGAAATTTGAACCATTTTTAACTTATTATGATTATGGCATGCCCCCACATGCTGGATGGGGGATGGGCCTTCAGAGATTGCTTATGATGATAGTAAATGTTAACGACATACGTGAAGTAACACTGTTTCCACGTGATAAAAGAAGACTAATTCCATAA
- a CDS encoding 50S ribosomal protein L40e has translation MPIQDQEALKIAQQKRLFFMVCRECGARNPPNATKCRRCKRKNLRWKKRERSK, from the coding sequence ATGCCTATACAGGATCAGGAAGCCTTAAAGATTGCGCAACAAAAAAGATTATTTTTCATGGTATGCAGAGAATGTGGTGCTCGAAATCCACCCAACGCCACAAAATGTAGACGTTGCAAAAGGAAAAATCTAAGATGGAAAAAACGTGAACGATCAAAATGA
- a CDS encoding Lrp/AsnC family transcriptional regulator — MNKEKMFLTEKQYSLLLKLYENSVETSIRSVNKSQSELANELGITRQALSVHLRKLKEKNLIRTGRGFIDLTEKALNIIEEKANESFVIIKVQPQKRNQVYEQISKISCLKRAYRVTGEIDLIAVVNQSSLDEFLKEISKIDGITFTSAHVVITKLK; from the coding sequence ATGAATAAGGAAAAAATGTTTCTTACCGAGAAACAATATTCACTTCTATTAAAATTATATGAGAATTCAGTAGAAACAAGCATAAGGAGTGTTAATAAGTCTCAAAGCGAACTTGCTAATGAACTTGGGATAACAAGACAAGCATTAAGTGTACATTTAAGAAAGTTAAAAGAGAAGAATCTTATCAGAACGGGTAGAGGGTTTATAGATCTTACTGAAAAAGCACTTAACATCATCGAAGAAAAAGCTAATGAATCGTTTGTAATAATTAAAGTTCAGCCACAAAAGAGAAACCAAGTATATGAACAGATAAGCAAAATATCTTGTTTGAAAAGAGCATACAGAGTAACTGGAGAAATTGATTTGATAGCTGTTGTAAATCAGTCGTCACTTGATGAATTCTTAAAAGAAATATCAAAAATAGATGGAATAACATTCACTTCAGCACATGTAGTCATAACAAAATTAAAATGA
- a CDS encoding zinc finger domain-containing protein, translating into MSKSGSLELPICVSCKYPILPLEKGVNFPCPNCGYMLWRDKRCRKLATSYKCPNCGFEGP; encoded by the coding sequence ATGTCTAAGAGCGGATCTTTAGAGCTACCCATATGTGTTTCATGTAAATACCCGATACTACCGCTTGAGAAAGGCGTAAATTTTCCCTGCCCGAACTGTGGATATATGCTATGGCGTGATAAACGTTGCAGAAAACTAGCTACTTCCTACAAATGTCCAAATTGCGGTTTTGAAGGACCATAA
- a CDS encoding tRNA pseudouridine(13) synthase TruD, which yields MFDITNSEIDQEIGLKYYATPKDVSIENARIRDSIDEFIIQEVLRGGIILPKEDVSNFTIPLFGEGEYLRMVLVKKGVDTLYAISKLSKKMKIPISDIQFLGLKDSKGIAIQSISMKCKNGVNLNKINETISGIRILRWYRSYTPLCSHELWGNRFTVIIKVDDRRDETSFITKMAKIQKIFSLSSIFSYFGYQRFGMEQPFNHIIGKKILNRNYDEALQKMFEKGNCDTFNGNKEIWEEEVRNVFSKNIEVVRIFLQSYQSFLFNKMINKRIEEGIPLEEAINGDLVGPVETTLYREEDIIEVTENNKDKVNYLIKRGVLSVLYPLPGYLTDERKIPRGEAYEPIAKVLDEERVVYKDFLFKEFPEISLAGYYRPLKFRVYNFMWHLTKDGNIHCNFLLKKGNYATIVLREIVKPKNPSKVGF from the coding sequence ATGTTTGATATTACAAATAGTGAAATTGATCAAGAAATTGGTCTTAAATACTACGCTACTCCAAAAGATGTAAGCATAGAAAATGCGCGTATAAGGGATAGTATTGACGAATTCATTATTCAAGAAGTTCTTAGAGGAGGAATAATATTACCAAAAGAAGATGTAAGCAATTTTACAATTCCACTATTTGGTGAGGGGGAATATTTAAGAATGGTATTGGTAAAAAAAGGGGTCGACACTTTATATGCAATAAGCAAACTATCCAAGAAAATGAAAATACCAATTTCTGATATACAGTTTTTAGGATTAAAAGATTCAAAGGGAATAGCCATTCAAAGTATAAGCATGAAATGCAAAAATGGGGTTAATTTGAATAAAATTAACGAAACAATTAGTGGAATAAGAATTCTGCGTTGGTACAGGTCATATACACCACTATGTTCCCACGAACTATGGGGAAATAGATTTACAGTGATTATCAAAGTAGATGACAGAAGAGACGAAACATCTTTTATTACAAAAATGGCAAAAATTCAAAAAATATTTTCATTATCAAGTATTTTTTCATATTTTGGTTATCAAAGGTTCGGTATGGAACAACCATTCAATCATATTATTGGAAAAAAGATTTTAAATAGAAATTACGATGAAGCGTTGCAAAAAATGTTTGAAAAAGGGAATTGTGATACCTTTAATGGAAATAAGGAAATTTGGGAGGAAGAGGTGAGGAATGTTTTTTCAAAGAACATTGAAGTCGTAAGGATTTTTCTACAATCTTATCAATCATTTTTATTTAACAAAATGATTAATAAAAGAATTGAAGAAGGAATTCCATTAGAAGAAGCCATAAATGGAGACCTTGTAGGACCTGTAGAAACCACACTATATAGAGAGGAAGACATAATTGAAGTAACAGAAAATAACAAAGACAAAGTAAATTACTTAATAAAGAGGGGGGTCCTTTCTGTATTATACCCTCTCCCAGGATATTTAACAGATGAAAGAAAGATTCCAAGAGGGGAAGCTTACGAACCAATAGCAAAAGTACTAGATGAAGAAAGAGTTGTGTACAAGGATTTCTTATTCAAAGAATTCCCAGAAATTTCTCTGGCAGGATATTATAGACCATTAAAATTTAGAGTATACAATTTTATGTGGCATTTAACAAAGGATGGTAATATTCATTGCAATTTTTTATTGAAGAAGGGGAATTATGCAACCATTGTTTTAAGGGAAATCGTTAAACCGAAAAATCCAAGTAAAGTTGGATTTTAA
- a CDS encoding transcription elongation factor NusA: MNLPICIICLRSGILCKSCQSKLDSGEIEDIDIQISKLFLELENRFPELRNSTFYKAMNTDDTIILLVGSGGKIPKTTWNKIALTIKHKLGKNVKIVEKTMSIRQLAEQILFPVKVKSVNTIWLPDGSCENHVKISKTDISRLKISKDVAEKILSRFVKENIRIIEE; the protein is encoded by the coding sequence TTGAATCTACCCATCTGTATAATATGCTTGAGAAGTGGTATTTTATGTAAAAGTTGTCAAAGTAAATTAGATTCTGGCGAAATAGAGGACATTGATATTCAGATAAGCAAACTTTTCCTTGAATTGGAAAACAGATTTCCAGAATTGCGTAATTCCACTTTCTACAAGGCTATGAATACTGATGACACAATAATATTACTTGTAGGAAGTGGAGGTAAAATACCAAAAACTACTTGGAATAAGATTGCATTAACAATAAAACATAAACTAGGTAAGAATGTTAAAATAGTGGAAAAAACCATGAGCATTAGACAACTTGCGGAGCAAATACTATTTCCCGTGAAGGTAAAAAGCGTTAACACCATCTGGCTTCCAGATGGTAGTTGCGAAAATCACGTAAAAATTTCTAAAACTGATATTTCTCGACTTAAGATTTCCAAAGATGTTGCAGAAAAAATATTATCTAGGTTTGTTAAAGAGAACATTCGTATAATTGAGGAATAA
- a CDS encoding CDC48 family AAA ATPase, which translates to MGTSPKNKKEIQLRVAEAKQRDVGRGKVRISPKIMNELNLNAGDIIEIEGKKKTAAIVLPAYDEDDDTIIRMDGLIRRNAGVSIGEKVTIRKAEAKPASMVRLAPSSFSITIDSSFINFVKRKLLDYPIMEGDTVLIPVLGQAIPFKVILTRPNGVVVVNEDTNLVILEKPAEEVKVPRVTYEDIGGLHDAIQKIREMVELPLKHPELFKRLGIDPPKGVLLYGPPGCGKTLLAKAVANETNAHFISVNGPEIMSKFYGESEQRLREVFEEAKQNAPSIIFFDEIDAIAPKREEVTGEVEKRVVSQLLALMDGLEARGDVIVIGATNRPNAIDPALRRPGRFDREIEIGVPNKEGRLEILQIHTRNMPLAEDVDLKKLAEITHGFVGADLAALCREAAMKALRRYLPQIDLQQEKIPEDVLEKLQVTMNDFLEAFKEITPSAMREVYVETPNVRWTDIGDYEDVKQELKEAVEWPIKHPDAFKRLGIRAPRGILLVGPPGCGKTLFARAVATESEANFISVKGPELLSKWVGESEKAVREIFRKARMAAPSVIFFDEIDAIAPMRGLDYGDSRVTERIISQLLTEMDGLVTLENVTVLAATNRPDILDPALLRPGRFDRIIYVPPPNQEARKEILKIHTRNMPLAEDVDLDELAKITEGYSGSDLEAVVREAAMIALRRNIEANKVEKAHFLEALKKIKPSINENMIQYYSKWIEQSKQIQARPRLLTFT; encoded by the coding sequence ATGGGAACTAGTCCTAAGAATAAGAAAGAAATCCAATTGAGAGTAGCTGAAGCTAAACAAAGAGACGTTGGTAGAGGCAAGGTTAGAATAAGCCCAAAAATTATGAATGAATTAAATCTAAATGCTGGAGACATAATTGAAATAGAAGGTAAAAAGAAGACAGCTGCCATCGTGCTACCTGCATATGATGAAGATGATGATACCATCATAAGAATGGATGGTTTAATACGTAGAAACGCTGGAGTAAGCATTGGTGAGAAAGTTACAATAAGAAAAGCAGAAGCGAAACCTGCATCAATGGTAAGATTAGCTCCATCATCATTTTCAATAACCATAGATTCAAGCTTCATAAATTTTGTTAAAAGGAAGCTTCTCGATTACCCAATTATGGAGGGGGACACTGTTTTAATTCCAGTACTTGGCCAGGCAATACCATTCAAAGTTATTTTAACGAGACCAAACGGTGTTGTGGTGGTTAATGAAGATACTAATTTAGTAATACTTGAAAAACCCGCTGAAGAAGTGAAGGTTCCAAGAGTGACATATGAAGACATAGGAGGTCTGCATGATGCTATACAAAAAATAAGAGAAATGGTTGAATTGCCCCTTAAACACCCAGAATTATTCAAGAGACTTGGAATAGACCCTCCAAAGGGAGTTCTATTGTATGGGCCTCCAGGATGTGGAAAAACATTACTTGCAAAAGCAGTGGCCAATGAAACAAATGCCCATTTCATATCTGTTAATGGCCCAGAGATTATGAGTAAGTTTTATGGGGAGTCGGAGCAAAGGTTGAGAGAAGTTTTCGAAGAAGCTAAACAAAATGCTCCTTCAATAATCTTCTTTGATGAAATAGATGCTATAGCTCCAAAAAGGGAAGAAGTAACTGGTGAAGTGGAAAAGAGGGTTGTCTCACAATTACTCGCACTTATGGATGGTTTGGAAGCAAGGGGCGATGTAATAGTTATTGGAGCAACGAATAGACCTAACGCTATAGATCCTGCGTTAAGGCGTCCAGGAAGATTTGATAGAGAAATAGAAATTGGTGTTCCAAACAAAGAAGGTAGATTGGAGATTTTGCAAATTCATACTAGGAACATGCCATTGGCTGAAGATGTAGATCTAAAGAAATTAGCTGAAATAACTCATGGCTTTGTCGGCGCTGATCTTGCTGCACTGTGTAGAGAGGCTGCAATGAAAGCGCTCAGAAGATATTTGCCTCAAATTGATCTTCAACAAGAAAAAATACCTGAAGATGTTTTAGAGAAATTGCAAGTGACCATGAATGATTTTCTTGAAGCCTTTAAAGAGATAACTCCTAGTGCGATGAGGGAAGTCTATGTTGAAACACCCAATGTAAGGTGGACTGATATTGGTGATTATGAAGATGTAAAACAAGAGCTAAAGGAAGCTGTAGAGTGGCCAATTAAACATCCAGATGCATTCAAACGCTTAGGCATAAGGGCTCCAAGAGGAATATTATTGGTAGGCCCCCCTGGATGTGGAAAAACGCTATTTGCAAGGGCTGTTGCCACGGAAAGTGAAGCTAATTTTATAAGTGTTAAAGGGCCTGAACTGTTAAGCAAGTGGGTTGGGGAATCCGAGAAAGCAGTACGAGAAATATTCAGAAAAGCTAGAATGGCTGCTCCATCAGTGATCTTCTTTGATGAAATAGATGCTATAGCTCCCATGAGAGGTTTAGATTACGGTGATTCAAGAGTTACTGAAAGAATCATAAGCCAACTATTAACAGAAATGGATGGCTTAGTAACATTGGAAAATGTAACAGTGCTAGCGGCAACCAATAGGCCAGATATATTGGATCCAGCTCTATTACGTCCTGGACGATTCGACCGAATAATATATGTTCCTCCTCCAAATCAAGAGGCTAGAAAAGAGATATTGAAGATTCATACTAGGAACATGCCATTGGCTGAAGATGTAGATCTAGATGAGTTGGCAAAGATAACGGAAGGCTACTCTGGTTCTGATTTAGAAGCTGTTGTGAGAGAAGCTGCTATGATAGCGTTACGAAGAAATATTGAGGCTAACAAAGTTGAAAAAGCCCACTTCCTTGAAGCATTGAAAAAGATAAAGCCTTCAATAAATGAAAATATGATACAATACTACAGTAAATGGATAGAGCAATCAAAGCAAATACAAGCGAGACCACGATTATTAACCTTTACGTAG
- the tgtA gene encoding tRNA guanosine(15) transglycosylase TgtA: MSFEIVDRDLMGRIGKIKTKSGTLNTPAFFPVIDPVKNIIDTTSIKEHFKINQLMTNSYLIKQAIEKGILRMNDIHLILNFDGVIMTDSGAYQILSYGNISFNPEEAISFQEKLNSDISVILDIPTLRTHTKIEAERTVLATLNNAMMLEKKKTKDDILWVGPIQGGRYLDLIRECAMKMGQIPSIKMYGVGGPTQYMKNYAFEDLVDIIMAIKMSLPKDGPLHLFGAGHPILLPFLVALGCDTFDSASYALFAKDDRYITSYGTIKLSNLKYFPCFCDVCKKYEVNDLLEMSKFEREKLLAKHNLWVICNEMNQIKQAIYEGRLWELIEAKSKFHPRLFNALLKLKKYKFLIEKYDPVIKSVTRGIFYTSPEGLIRPEVTRHLIRLEKNVKFQDKTTLILIPDKGERSRKYSSSLLKRFLTLSNDNNPLISGIHICIYGPPFGIIPLELINVYPLSQYEKALKTSVESEETVISALKIVLNKSNYDKAVVLFDTTTITRMSMKKIVKLLKNKNIKLKVFVNHFPSSDTIIKTISQL; encoded by the coding sequence ATGTCATTTGAAATAGTAGATCGAGATTTAATGGGTAGAATTGGCAAAATAAAAACCAAAAGTGGAACATTAAATACCCCTGCATTTTTTCCAGTAATCGATCCTGTAAAAAACATAATTGATACAACAAGCATCAAAGAACACTTTAAAATAAATCAATTAATGACAAATTCATACTTGATAAAGCAAGCAATAGAAAAGGGAATTCTACGTATGAACGATATTCATCTTATATTAAACTTTGATGGAGTAATAATGACAGATTCTGGCGCTTATCAAATACTAAGTTACGGCAATATATCTTTTAACCCTGAAGAAGCAATATCTTTTCAAGAAAAATTAAATAGCGATATTTCCGTCATTTTAGATATTCCAACATTACGAACTCATACAAAAATTGAAGCTGAAAGAACAGTTCTTGCTACATTAAATAATGCTATGATGTTGGAAAAAAAGAAAACAAAAGACGACATACTTTGGGTCGGACCGATACAGGGGGGTAGGTACTTAGATTTGATTAGGGAATGTGCAATGAAAATGGGTCAAATTCCTTCGATTAAAATGTATGGTGTGGGTGGACCAACACAGTATATGAAAAATTATGCTTTTGAAGACCTTGTTGACATCATTATGGCTATAAAAATGTCCTTGCCAAAAGATGGTCCTTTACATCTCTTTGGAGCTGGTCATCCCATACTATTACCATTTCTAGTGGCATTAGGATGCGATACTTTTGATTCAGCATCATATGCCCTTTTCGCAAAAGACGATCGTTACATAACATCTTATGGAACTATCAAACTATCTAATCTCAAATACTTCCCTTGTTTTTGTGATGTTTGTAAAAAATATGAAGTTAATGATTTACTAGAAATGAGCAAATTTGAACGTGAAAAACTACTGGCTAAGCATAATTTATGGGTTATATGTAATGAGATGAATCAAATAAAACAAGCAATCTATGAAGGACGTTTATGGGAACTCATAGAAGCAAAATCAAAATTTCATCCAAGACTTTTTAATGCATTACTTAAATTGAAAAAATATAAATTTTTAATTGAAAAATACGATCCAGTGATTAAAAGTGTAACTAGAGGCATTTTCTATACCTCTCCAGAAGGACTCATAAGACCTGAAGTTACGAGGCATTTAATAAGATTAGAGAAAAACGTAAAGTTTCAAGATAAGACTACACTAATACTTATACCAGATAAAGGTGAAAGATCACGTAAATACTCATCATCCTTGCTAAAGCGATTTCTAACATTATCAAACGATAACAATCCTTTAATAAGTGGCATTCACATATGTATCTATGGTCCTCCATTTGGAATAATTCCATTAGAGCTGATTAACGTTTACCCTCTTTCCCAGTACGAGAAAGCACTTAAAACAAGCGTTGAGTCGGAGGAGACAGTAATATCAGCATTAAAAATAGTGTTAAATAAAAGCAACTATGATAAAGCAGTAGTGCTTTTTGACACGACAACGATTACAAGAATGTCTATGAAGAAAATAGTTAAACTTTTGAAAAACAAAAACATTAAATTGAAAGTGTTTGTTAATCACTTTCCTTCATCAGATACTATTATTAAAACTATTAGCCAATTGTAA